ATTCAACACATCCAAATTCTTCAAATGCTACTATGAGTCAACAACAAGGAGGTActataattttcttttcttcaaagtttttttattttaattttattttcattataatattttttatgttcTTATCTTAAACTCTTATATTATGTTAGTGATAACTTTCTTTCCCCATTATTTGTGAAAATTCAATAGAGGGTTCAAGAACAAAAAAAGCTGGAAGAGGAAAAACAACTGgaacaagtgttacaaaaaagaaaatgaagagtgCTACTGGAAAATTGCCCCTTTGTATTCCTCTTGACAAGATCGTGGCGGTTGGACCAGGAGCTCCAGATTTTGTTACTGAAATTTCTGtgcttgtaaaaaaaaaggCTCCTTTTAATGTCAAAGGGTGGAAAAAAGTTCCTGACACGGCAAAAGATCATATACTATCACAAgtttttgtaaatatcattatttaatttatttttctgttttcttttgtgTTAATACAATACTTACAATATATTTCATGTAATTGTTGGGTGCAGGATACTTTTGATATTGATCAAACGGAGCATAACAAAGAGGTTATTCTTAATACAGCAAAAAGACTCTATGGAAGCCATAGAGGTAAACTTCATGAACACTTTAAAAAGTATGAAACAAATGAGATGGCTTTGGAACATAAGCCTGATGAGATAAGTGAGGAAGATTGGGAGCACTTGGTAGATAAGTTTTCAAGTCCTACCTATAAGGTATGTTGGTATCATATTTATTGCAAATATAACTATAAGGTAGAAGTTGATAAAGCCATAAAGAAGTAGTTATTTATATTGgagggaaaaaagaaaaaagaaaaacctacACTGCCCCCATACAGTCTTGTGGAACTTCACTACTGCTGACTGACAAGATTGATTTTGAGTatattctattttctttttgaataTAGAAGTTCCTAATGCAAATATTATAAGTTAACTCAGCAACTGTACTATGCCTAATTTGGACTCCGATATAGAGTTTTCTTTAACGTATAACACTTCTACGTCTCTCatctaaaaaaaaagttactacAATAATTATACTTGTATTTTTTTCAGGAAATGAGTGCCAGGAACAAAGCAAATAAATCAAAACAAGTTATCAACCATAGATGTGGAAGGAAGTCATTTCAAGCTGTTAGCTATGATGCGGTAATACCAAAAACACTAAACTGTTTGAATATAAGTTGCTCattgaattaataatttatagtgATTATTCTCTATGgctatgaaaaaaaattcagagagATCCTGAAACTCAAAAGGAGCCCAATTATCAAGATTTATGGAGAATGACTCAtacaaacaacaatggagaatgGGTAAATGAGGCTTCTAGGGAAGTTCATGTAAGACACTATTTATATGATTTATTATATAAATTCTTATTATGACTAGTTTCATGTGTGATGTTTTCTTTTAGCAAGCGTGCATGTTGTAGATGCATTGTAAGTTCAATCtcatcaatttcattttttaatcttttaattATACTATGGTTTTACTTTTTATCTTTAATAGATGAAGGTTCAAGAAACTTCCATGAAGATGTTAGAACAAGCAGATGAGGAGGCTGAGAAAGATCCAATTATCAATGGTGCTTTTAAATCAGTTTTAGGGGAACGTTCATTTTATTGTCGTGGTCTTGGTGCTGGAATTCAACCAACAAAAGGAAAATCTACTGCAGCTTTACATGGACAATTAGTGAGCGAGCGAGAAAAGCGTCAGGGCATGGAAATGAAACTGGTAGAAGTTGAGACTCAACTTCAAGAAGAGCGTAGCAAGAGAGAAGAAATGGTTGCGCGCATTGAAGA
This is a stretch of genomic DNA from Lotus japonicus ecotype B-129 chromosome 1, LjGifu_v1.2. It encodes these proteins:
- the LOC130732418 gene encoding uncharacterized protein LOC130732418; this encodes MTHTNNNGEWVNEASREVHMKVQETSMKMLEQADEEAEKDPIINGAFKSVLGERSFYCRGLGAGIQPTKGKSTAALHGQLVSEREKRQGMEMKLVEVETQLQEERSKREEMVARIEDSQRQLEEREKQFEEKVEKQLEERMEKKLEERMAAFFFRFHSVSKNII